A genome region from Carya illinoinensis cultivar Pawnee chromosome 2, C.illinoinensisPawnee_v1, whole genome shotgun sequence includes the following:
- the LOC122297685 gene encoding uncharacterized protein LOC122297685: protein MGVLRESLCFCKGVGKSERMKAAIFSNKASAMAGISGAGTGFLIHRNLLLTTHANIPSVAAAESLEVRLQNGVAASLVPHRFFITSSVLDLTIVGLDAMDGDLNAQGQQPHYLKTCSKPNLDLGSVVYLLGYMEKKALTVGEGKVVIATDNLIKLSTDGITWSPGSAGFDVHGNLAFVICDPMKLATSPNTKSSSTSSSSSSSSWKKDFPMLFGIPIPIVCDWLHQHWEGSLDELNKPKLPIMRLMSAGQKSEHSCASFTLRQVFKSAEADDDRIPSLSNIISKARDYPGPSCSARANNIEGETLTSDLHATHVQGILTPEIYESPKLTSFPIRKKGSAPIQLLDINFPPKVTQAGVMPQPAKQVPLCSDGNWVEELHPRSPLRADQRKDKGVTSPGADAEIASTGSVNGAQSEVQSNSSPIEVSEMHNGYSSEGETMYSAETAESRNYTGPREGNFQQVGRSQSCVSYNRSGIGQRNSGARRALLEKQRSFIHGRKMYSQAATSQRSNDYFSPTVSSIMKKRNNLEQPSRPRQIAVHSSPRWMF, encoded by the exons ATGGGCGTTCTCAGGGAGTCTTTGTGTTTCTGCAAAGGCGTGGGTAAGTCCGAGAGAATGAAAGCCGCCATTTTCTCTAACAAAGCCTCCGCCATGGCCGGAATCTCCGGCGCTGGCACCGGGTTCTTGATCCACCGCAATCTGCTCTTGACCACCCACGCCAATATTCCGTCGGTGGCAGCTGCCGAGAGTCTCGAGGTCCGGCTCCAAAACGGTGTCGCAGCGAGCCTTGTTCCTCACAG GTTTTTTATCACTAGCTCTGTTTTAGATCTTACCATAGTGGGTTTAGATGCCATGGATGGAGATTTAAATGCCCAGGGGCAGCAGCCTCACTACTTGAAAACCTGTTCTAAACCAAATCTTGATCTGGGAAGTGTAGTTTACCTCTTAGGCTACATGGAGAAAAAGGCATTAACAGTTGGTGAAGGGAAGGTGGTGATCGCCACTGACAATCTCATAAAACTTTCTACAGATGGAATAACATGGAGTCCTGGGTCTGCTGGATTTGATGTACATGGCAATCTTGCATTCGTGATATGTGATCCTATGAAACTAGCCACATCTCCAAATACCAAGtcctcttcaacttcatcatcatcatcctcgtCATCTTGGAAGAAGGATTTTCCTATGCTATTTGGCATTCCTATTCCAATTGTCTGTGATTGGTTACACCAGCATTGGGAAGGCAGCCTCGATGAACTTAACAAACCAAAGTTGCCAATCATGCGATTGATGTCTGCTGGTCAGAAGAGTGAGCATTCTTGTGCTTCATTCACACTGCGTCAAGTTTTTAAGTCAGCAGAAGCTGATGATGATAGAATCCCATCTTTGTCAAATATAATCTCAAAAGCTAGGGATTATCCTGGACCAAGCTGTTCTGCTCGAGCAAACAACATTGAAGGAGAAACCCTGACAAGTGATTTGCATGCAACCCACGTGCAGGGAATTCTGACTCCAGAAATATATGAATCGCCAAAGTTAACTTCATTTCCTATTAGGAAGAAAGGAAGTGCACCGATTCAGCTTTTGGATATTAATTTCCCTCCAAAGGTTACCCAGGCAGGAGTAATGCCTCAGCCAGCCAAACAAGTGCCCCTTTGCTCTGATGGGAATTGGGTCGAGGAACTTCATCCGCGTAGCCCATTGAGAGCAGACCAAAGAAAGGATAAAGGAGTCACCAGTCCTGGTGCTGATGCTGAGATTGCCTCAACAGGTTCTGTAAATGGGGCACAAAGCGAGGTCCAGTCTAATTCATCTCCAATAGAAGTTTCAGAGATGCATAATGGGTATAGCAGTGAGGGAGAGACCATGTACTCTGCAGAAACTGCTGAGAGCCGAAATTATACAGGCCCTAGAGAGGGAAATTTTCAGCAAGTTGGACGGAGCCAGAGTTGTGTAAGTTACAACAGATCGGGAATTGGCCAAAGGAACTCAGGGGCTCGCAGGGCACTGCTAGAAAAGCAGAGGAGCTTCATCCACGGAAGGAAGATGTATTCTCAAGCAGCAACTTCTCAAAGGAGTAACGATTATTTCAGCCCAACTGTATCCTCAATTATGAAGAAGCGAAACAACCTAGAGCAGCCCAGCAGACCTCGGCAAATTGCTGTTCATTCTTCTCCGAGATGGATGTTTTGA
- the LOC122295657 gene encoding dolichol-phosphate mannose synthase subunit 3-like, which produces MKHIVKIMTLLVAISASWFGLLQTSMVPSRHNLLVPIYFMICLGCYGLLMQVGDGLIQFPTYPQEALLLQQDIIEAKKYLKPKGIDVGSH; this is translated from the exons ATGAAGCATATTGTAAAGATTATGACGTTGCTGGTGGCAATCTCTGCTTCATGGTTTGGCCTCTTGCAGACATCTATGGTTCCAAGTAGACATAATTTGCTA GTACCGATCTATTTTATGATTTGTTTAGGATGCTATGGCCTATTAATGCAGGTTGGAGATGGTTTAATCCAATTTCCAACTTATCCTCAAGAAGCATTGCTTTTGCAGCAG GATATCATTGAGGCCAAAAAATATCTGAAGCCAAAAGGGATTGACGTGGGTTCTCATTGA